In one Nitrososphaerota archaeon genomic region, the following are encoded:
- a CDS encoding GNAT family N-acetyltransferase yields MQIVVHEMQPGEEKEVKKLFTRSLGITDKVIFQLSFEAAQKSARKGSGVTLVAELEGKIVGSVSMRIQVLKGKRTGFIDALVSDKELRGRAIGKSLVEGAILWLEEHGCEVIYATADRYNSPSWNIFIHRGFHPYEIPEQLRDYGLDFLKLWLTEFHFIGFGTFFLRRDKEQRNSCETREVGHWLAALIGMSIVWWIQILRGQGSLMLIPMVSLAVAISLLAHELSQKLVANKLDIETTFKAWGSGIFFSWLLALVGSVFPAYGSTYVKQLDWRYDPEKDRTGIVFAIGPLVSLALGFIFWAISKLTAKSLIAVPATVGYVTNLLIVILNLIPIQAAGGFVWDGKKILRWNKTAWITLVIATSFLIMLDFLL; encoded by the coding sequence ATGCAGATTGTCGTCCACGAGATGCAACCAGGTGAAGAAAAAGAGGTTAAGAAACTTTTTACGAGGAGCCTTGGCATTACTGACAAGGTCATCTTTCAACTTTCGTTTGAGGCAGCGCAGAAGAGCGCAAGAAAGGGAAGTGGAGTCACTTTAGTCGCAGAGCTCGAGGGAAAGATAGTTGGGTCAGTATCTATGAGAATACAGGTTTTAAAAGGCAAGAGGACAGGTTTTATTGACGCGCTGGTCTCAGACAAAGAGCTTCGAGGGAGAGCTATTGGAAAATCCCTAGTAGAAGGAGCAATATTGTGGCTCGAGGAGCACGGATGTGAAGTCATCTATGCTACGGCCGACAGGTACAACTCTCCCTCATGGAACATATTCATACATAGGGGCTTCCATCCTTACGAGATACCAGAGCAGCTTAGGGACTATGGGCTAGACTTTCTAAAACTCTGGCTAACAGAGTTTCATTTCATAGGCTTCGGAACCTTCTTTCTTAGGCGAGATAAAGAACAAAGAAATTCTTGCGAAACAAGAGAGGTGGGACATTGGTTGGCTGCCCTGATAGGCATGTCCATAGTATGGTGGATACAAATATTGCGTGGTCAAGGATCGCTAATGCTTATCCCAATGGTTTCCTTGGCTGTAGCTATCAGCCTCCTAGCTCATGAGCTTTCGCAAAAGCTTGTTGCAAACAAACTTGATATAGAAACAACATTCAAAGCCTGGGGATCAGGAATATTTTTTAGCTGGCTGCTTGCGCTAGTCGGTAGCGTCTTCCCAGCGTATGGCTCAACATATGTGAAACAGCTAGACTGGCGTTATGACCCGGAAAAAGATAGGACTGGAATCGTATTCGCCATAGGTCCACTCGTCAGTCTGGCGCTCGGCTTCATATTCTGGGCAATATCAAAACTCACGGCTAAAAGTCTGATAGCGGTGCCAGCAACAGTCGGATACGTTACTAACCTATTGATCGTCATACTTAATCTGATTCCGATTCAAGCGGCAGGGGGTTTCGTTTGGGATGGAAAAAAGATACTTAGGTGGAACAAGACCGCGTGGATCACGCTTGTTATAGCAACTTCCTTTCTAATTATGCTGGATTTTCTCCTCTAG
- a CDS encoding uroporphyrinogen decarboxylase family protein, with protein sequence MNHRERFFKALELKEPDYVPITDLSIDPPIVEKILKKDMGLGLTKFGLDLSSGIAITAWESAIKYRSALIEACKKLDFDAAPIFSDYSLVDKKYKPKFIDGKKFIDQWGRIMETSIEGKTTYFIGGIVNSIEDLEKYEPPNAFNPDIIEMMEKIMKNVKNEDIVTMGQVHSSWHMAFQVRGGIDKLVIDFYRNPSFAKKLMDKIGKACQSFAKAMIEVGIDILFVTDDYADNHGPLMSPKFFREFELPYLKEIVNIGKKNGVPVLKHSDGYLYPILDDIINTGISGLHPIEPGVMDLAEVKEKYGDRICLVGNVDCRYVLPYGTEEDVRKDVRRCINAAGKGGGFILASSNSLHANCKIENIYTMVDEARKYGKYPLTIDAL encoded by the coding sequence ATGAATCATAGAGAAAGATTTTTTAAAGCTTTAGAATTGAAAGAACCAGACTATGTGCCAATAACAGATTTATCAATAGATCCACCAATTGTAGAGAAGATCTTAAAAAAGGATATGGGATTGGGATTAACAAAATTTGGCTTAGATTTAAGTAGCGGTATTGCAATTACAGCATGGGAATCTGCAATAAAATATAGATCAGCATTAATAGAAGCATGTAAAAAGCTTGATTTTGATGCAGCTCCAATTTTCTCCGATTATTCTCTTGTAGATAAAAAATATAAACCAAAATTTATTGATGGGAAAAAATTCATTGATCAATGGGGAAGAATAATGGAAACAAGCATAGAAGGGAAAACTACATATTTTATTGGAGGGATTGTTAATTCAATTGAAGATTTAGAGAAATACGAGCCTCCAAATGCATTTAATCCAGATATAATTGAAATGATGGAAAAAATTATGAAAAATGTTAAAAATGAAGACATTGTTACAATGGGACAAGTTCATAGTAGTTGGCATATGGCATTTCAAGTAAGAGGAGGAATTGATAAATTAGTAATAGATTTTTATAGAAATCCAAGTTTTGCAAAGAAATTAATGGATAAGATTGGAAAAGCATGCCAAAGTTTTGCAAAAGCAATGATTGAAGTAGGCATAGACATTCTATTTGTTACAGATGATTATGCAGATAATCATGGCCCTCTTATGAGTCCTAAGTTCTTTAGAGAATTTGAACTTCCATATTTAAAAGAAATTGTTAATATAGGAAAAAAGAATGGGGTACCAGTATTAAAACATTCTGATGGTTACCTTTATCCAATATTAGATGATATAATTAATACGGGAATATCAGGTCTTCATCCAATTGAACCTGGAGTTATGGATCTAGCAGAAGTTAAAGAGAAGTATGGTGATAGAATTTGTTTAGTAGGAAATGTAGATTGTAGATATGTTCTTCCTTATGGAACAGAAGAAGATGTAAGAAAAGATGTAAGAAGATGCATAAATGCAGCAGGTAAAGGAGGAGGATTTATTTTAGCATCAAGCAATTCTTTACATGCAAATTGTAAAATAGAAAATATATATACAATGGTTGATGAAGCAAGAAAATATGGGAAATATCCTTTAACTATTGATGCTCTTTAA
- a CDS encoding cobalamin-dependent protein (Presence of a B(12) (cobalamin)-binding domain implies dependence on cobalamin itself, in one of its several forms, or in some unusual lineages, dependence on a cobalamin-like analog.): protein MNLINEFENSIINLEIEKAIDICKKIVYSKEVSMDEIFKTISKALDIVGKKYENNEYFLSELIMAGEIVKEILKIIEPFYKKDEEKAIATVVLATVKGDLHDIGKNIVAMLLNSSNFKVIDLGVDVSSKDIVKAVKDNNAKILGLSALLTTTIPEFKNVIQELKKERIRDKVKVIIGGAAVNDKVAKDSEVDAWARNAIDGLRICKQWVGGS from the coding sequence ATGAATTTGATAAATGAATTTGAAAATTCAATAATTAATCTTGAAATTGAAAAAGCAATAGATATTTGTAAAAAAATTGTCTATTCTAAAGAAGTATCAATGGATGAAATATTCAAAACAATTTCAAAAGCTTTAGATATTGTTGGTAAAAAATATGAAAATAATGAATATTTTTTATCAGAATTAATCATGGCAGGAGAAATCGTAAAAGAAATATTAAAAATAATAGAACCATTTTATAAAAAAGATGAAGAAAAAGCTATAGCTACAGTTGTATTAGCCACTGTTAAAGGAGATTTGCATGATATTGGTAAAAATATTGTAGCAATGCTTCTAAATTCATCCAATTTTAAAGTTATTGATTTAGGTGTAGATGTATCTTCTAAAGATATAGTTAAAGCAGTAAAAGATAATAATGCAAAAATATTAGGATTATCTGCTCTTTTAACAACTACAATACCAGAATTTAAAAATGTTATTCAAGAATTAAAGAAAGAAAGGATAAGAGATAAAGTAAAAGTAATAATTGGAGGAGCTGCTGTGAATGATAAAGTAGCAAAAGATTCTGAAGTTGATGCATGGGCAAGAAATGCTATTGATGGATTAAGAATATGTAAGCAATGGGTTGGAGGTAGTTAA
- a CDS encoding aminotransferase class III-fold pyridoxal phosphate-dependent enzyme, with the protein MSSEEWYKRAVKVIPAGVTRPFRFFEPYPFYVKKARGNKVIDFENREYIDFWMGHGALVLGHMHSAIVNAVKEQIEYGFHFGFCNEWEVKLAEQIVKLVPSVEMVRFANGGTEANMHVIRLARAYTKRLKIGKFEGNFHGIYEPLYVGMNGPNKEIESAGIDPLSIENTIILPFNNSEAIKIIKKEELACVIIEPIMGGESIPADIEFLKELREVCNETGTLLIFDEVITGFRIAPGGAQEVFGVFPDLTTFGKAVGGGEFPVGAFGGKREIMDLMDHLKHPDKKEFVMQGGTYSGNPLVMHAGYYATKEYEKRSLYEHINNLGNKLKKGLEEVVEEIGKGYVTGFGSMIKLYFTKEKVKDIRTTNKAKNKEIEKKYFHYLISKGIIAMTPSEVHFYISLPHTEENIRKLIEATESFLKSNRDNLQ; encoded by the coding sequence GTGAGTTCTGAAGAATGGTATAAACGTGCTGTTAAGGTAATACCAGCAGGAGTAACAAGGCCTTTTAGATTTTTTGAACCATATCCATTTTATGTAAAAAAAGCACGTGGAAATAAAGTTATTGATTTTGAAAATAGAGAATATATCGATTTTTGGATGGGGCATGGAGCTTTAGTACTTGGGCATATGCATTCAGCGATAGTAAATGCAGTAAAAGAGCAAATTGAATATGGTTTTCATTTTGGTTTTTGTAATGAATGGGAAGTAAAATTAGCAGAACAAATAGTAAAACTTGTTCCAAGTGTTGAAATGGTTAGGTTTGCTAATGGTGGAACAGAAGCAAATATGCATGTAATAAGACTTGCAAGAGCATATACAAAAAGATTGAAAATAGGGAAGTTTGAAGGGAATTTTCATGGTATTTATGAACCATTGTATGTAGGAATGAATGGTCCAAATAAAGAAATTGAGTCTGCAGGAATTGACCCTTTATCTATAGAAAATACTATAATTCTACCTTTTAATAATTCAGAAGCTATAAAAATAATAAAAAAGGAAGAATTAGCTTGTGTGATTATTGAACCTATTATGGGTGGAGAATCAATACCAGCAGATATAGAATTTCTAAAAGAATTAAGAGAAGTTTGTAATGAAACTGGAACTTTATTAATTTTTGATGAAGTAATAACAGGTTTTAGAATTGCTCCAGGTGGAGCACAAGAAGTATTTGGAGTTTTTCCTGATTTAACTACATTTGGAAAAGCTGTTGGTGGAGGAGAATTTCCAGTAGGAGCATTTGGAGGAAAAAGAGAAATAATGGATCTTATGGATCATTTAAAACATCCTGATAAAAAAGAATTTGTAATGCAAGGAGGAACTTATAGTGGAAATCCATTAGTTATGCATGCAGGATATTATGCTACAAAAGAATATGAGAAAAGAAGTTTATATGAACATATAAATAATTTAGGGAATAAACTTAAGAAAGGGTTAGAAGAAGTAGTTGAGGAAATAGGTAAAGGATATGTTACTGGTTTTGGTTCAATGATTAAATTGTATTTTACAAAAGAGAAAGTAAAAGATATAAGAACTACAAACAAAGCAAAGAATAAAGAAATTGAGAAGAAATATTTTCATTATTTAATTTCTAAAGGAATAATAGCAATGACTCCAAGTGAAGTACACTTTTATATATCATTACCGCACACCGAGGAGAATATAAGAAAACTTATCGAGGCTACAGAAAGTTTTCTGAAATCTAATAGAGACAATTTACAATAA
- a CDS encoding ABC transporter ATP-binding protein, which translates to MSLEAYDIVSGYGKMEILHGVSLKAEKSKITAFIGPNGAGKSTLLKTIYGFIKPWKGQVIFDNEDVTNLDPDLKLKKGIAYVLQGRNIFPYMTVLENLQIAAYTWKDRSKLKEKIKSILERFPILKGRENQLAGNLSGGEQRILELGRVLMLSPKAILFDEPTLGLAPKVIDELYEKIIELNKEDKITFLIVEQNVRKVLSVADYVYVLELGKNKLEGKANELLENEGLRKTYLGY; encoded by the coding sequence ATGAGTTTAGAAGCATATGATATTGTTTCTGGTTATGGTAAGATGGAAATCTTGCATGGAGTTTCATTAAAGGCAGAAAAATCAAAAATTACAGCATTTATTGGTCCAAATGGTGCAGGTAAATCTACCCTTTTAAAAACAATTTATGGCTTTATTAAGCCTTGGAAGGGGCAAGTCATATTTGATAATGAAGATGTAACAAATTTAGATCCTGATTTGAAATTAAAAAAAGGAATCGCTTATGTTCTTCAAGGAAGGAATATCTTTCCATATATGACAGTGTTGGAAAATCTACAAATAGCAGCGTATACTTGGAAGGATCGCAGTAAACTTAAGGAAAAAATAAAAAGTATTCTTGAGAGATTCCCTATCTTGAAGGGAAGAGAAAATCAGTTAGCTGGAAACCTGAGTGGTGGTGAACAAAGAATACTCGAACTTGGAAGAGTTTTAATGCTATCTCCAAAAGCAATTTTGTTTGATGAACCAACATTAGGACTTGCACCAAAAGTTATTGATGAACTATATGAAAAGATAATAGAATTAAATAAGGAAGATAAAATAACTTTTCTTATAGTTGAACAAAACGTACGCAAAGTTTTAAGTGTTGCAGATTATGTTTATGTCCTTGAATTGGGTAAAAATAAACTTGAAGGTAAGGCTAATGAACTTTTAGAAAATGAAGGTTTGAGAAAAACTTACTTAGGCTATTAA
- a CDS encoding ABC transporter ATP-binding protein has protein sequence MISVLKVTNLTKRFGGIKAVDNCSFEVKEKRIFGLIGPNGSGKSTILNIIMAFEKPDSGNIYFKNECINGLKTHQIVRKGIAMLFQNTRIFKRISVIENLKIPLIYTQEKEKIQERAIELLKFFDLYHLKDEYAGNLSYGQQRMLEFALVLMGNPDLILLDEPVGGLNPVMVKRVNDIIKELRNDYGKTFLIVEHNIPFVMGICEKIMVLDAGKKIAEGSPEEIRYNERVIEAYLGKVEV, from the coding sequence ATGATAAGTGTGTTAAAAGTAACAAATTTAACTAAGAGATTTGGTGGAATAAAAGCTGTTGATAATTGCTCATTTGAAGTAAAAGAAAAACGAATTTTTGGGTTAATAGGACCTAATGGATCAGGAAAATCAACAATTCTTAATATAATTATGGCTTTTGAAAAACCAGATTCTGGAAATATATATTTTAAAAATGAGTGTATTAATGGTTTAAAAACGCATCAAATTGTACGAAAGGGTATTGCTATGCTATTTCAAAATACCCGAATATTTAAAAGAATAAGTGTAATTGAAAATCTTAAAATTCCACTAATCTATACACAAGAGAAAGAGAAAATTCAAGAAAGAGCAATCGAATTATTAAAGTTTTTCGATTTATATCATTTAAAAGATGAATATGCAGGAAACTTATCTTATGGACAACAAAGAATGCTAGAGTTTGCTTTAGTACTCATGGGCAATCCAGATCTTATTTTACTTGATGAACCTGTAGGAGGTCTAAATCCAGTAATGGTAAAAAGAGTAAACGATATTATTAAAGAGTTAAGAAATGATTATGGCAAAACTTTCCTTATAGTAGAGCATAATATCCCTTTCGTTATGGGCATATGTGAAAAAATAATGGTGTTAGATGCTGGTAAAAAAATTGCCGAGGGATCGCCTGAAGAAATCAGATATAATGAGAGAGTAATTGAAGCTTATTTAGGTAAAGTAGAAGTATAA
- a CDS encoding branched-chain amino acid ABC transporter permease yields the protein MGAPKIRNIIFFIINIVIFIFPILYMNDYLLRIFGIMAIYSIIAVSWDILYGFTGQLSFGHAALMGIGAYTSALLNLNFGLSVWLCIIAGGFFSAFIGLVFALPALRLRGPYFVVSTIAISETFRLIANNWVEVTNGPYGLYRFSPLLNDSLQCYLLCLCIMAICVLFAYYIIKSRIGLAFQTIREDEVLASACGINTTFFKVLAFFISAFLAGLGGALYAHYVVIVTPTIMASANSCLIMAMTLVGGKGTIIGPIIGTIVLYSLIESLRFLGVVYNLVITSIIIILIILFFSGGIAQLFEAIKSTPHLKINIFNNLKIKKIKNTH from the coding sequence ATGGGAGCCCCAAAAATTAGAAATATCATATTTTTTATAATAAATATCGTAATATTTATTTTTCCTATTCTATATATGAATGACTATTTGTTACGTATTTTTGGCATAATGGCTATATATAGCATAATAGCAGTCAGCTGGGATATATTATACGGGTTTACGGGTCAATTGTCTTTCGGTCATGCTGCATTGATGGGTATAGGAGCTTATACTTCGGCTTTATTAAATTTAAATTTTGGCCTTTCTGTATGGCTATGCATAATTGCAGGAGGATTTTTTAGTGCATTTATAGGATTGGTTTTTGCTCTTCCAGCCCTTAGGCTTAGGGGCCCCTATTTTGTAGTAAGCACGATAGCTATCTCTGAAACATTTAGATTGATAGCAAATAATTGGGTTGAGGTAACTAATGGACCTTATGGTTTGTATAGATTTTCCCCCCTTCTTAACGATTCATTGCAATGTTATCTTCTTTGTTTATGTATAATGGCCATATGCGTTCTCTTTGCATATTATATAATAAAGTCTAGAATAGGTTTAGCCTTTCAAACTATTAGGGAAGATGAAGTATTGGCTAGTGCTTGTGGCATAAATACCACATTTTTTAAAGTTTTAGCATTTTTTATTAGTGCTTTCCTTGCTGGCTTAGGAGGGGCTCTTTATGCTCATTATGTTGTTATTGTTACTCCAACTATAATGGCAAGTGCTAATTCTTGTTTAATTATGGCCATGACTCTTGTTGGAGGGAAGGGTACAATTATAGGTCCTATAATCGGTACAATAGTTTTGTATAGTTTAATAGAATCTTTACGCTTTTTAGGTGTAGTATACAACTTGGTTATTACTAGCATTATCATAATTTTGATAATACTGTTCTTTTCAGGTGGAATTGCCCAACTTTTTGAAGCTATAAAAAGTACTCCACACTTAAAAATAAATATATTCAATAATCTAAAAATTAAAAAGATCAAAAATACTCATTAG
- a CDS encoding branched-chain amino acid ABC transporter permease translates to MLDITLLIQQIINGLLLGCLYGLMGLGLALIFGVMRVVNFAHGAMIVMGVYILSTLYIWFNIPIILLIPLYLFMFFILGLIINKCLLEYPRLRGSEGDTSLIITYALSIILESTMLSIWGAYPFSSGFRIEGTLSFFGISIGLQRVTSSVIAIFGIIILFLFLKLSMIGKAIRAVSQNAPLAWTLGINAHRIYKITFGLSVVLAAVAGWLLAPMYAMTPYQGAYYLTKSFAVVIIGGMGNLIGTILAALLLGTVESLSVFVIKGGFRDVIGLLLMIVILFFKHEGLLGKEVRV, encoded by the coding sequence TTGCTTGATATAACTTTACTAATCCAACAAATAATTAATGGTCTCTTATTAGGTTGTCTTTATGGTTTAATGGGTTTAGGACTTGCACTTATTTTTGGAGTAATGCGTGTTGTTAATTTTGCTCATGGTGCTATGATCGTGATGGGTGTCTACATATTAAGCACTTTGTATATTTGGTTTAATATTCCTATTATACTTCTTATTCCTTTATATTTATTTATGTTTTTTATTTTAGGGTTGATTATAAATAAATGTCTACTTGAATACCCTCGCCTTAGAGGGAGTGAAGGGGATACTTCTCTTATAATTACTTATGCACTTTCAATCATTCTTGAAAGTACTATGTTAAGTATTTGGGGAGCATATCCTTTTAGCTCAGGATTTAGAATAGAAGGGACATTATCTTTCTTTGGGATTTCTATTGGTTTACAACGTGTAACTTCTTCTGTTATTGCTATTTTTGGAATAATAATTTTATTCCTATTTCTTAAATTATCCATGATCGGCAAAGCTATTCGTGCAGTAAGTCAGAATGCTCCATTGGCATGGACATTAGGTATAAATGCTCATCGCATTTATAAAATCACTTTTGGATTAAGTGTAGTATTAGCAGCTGTGGCAGGATGGCTTCTAGCTCCGATGTATGCAATGACGCCTTATCAAGGTGCATATTATCTTACAAAATCATTTGCGGTGGTAATAATCGGAGGCATGGGTAATCTTATCGGAACAATATTAGCTGCTTTATTATTAGGAACGGTAGAATCTTTATCTGTATTTGTTATTAAGGGAGGATTTAGAGATGTGATAGGTCTCTTACTAATGATTGTCATATTATTTTTTAAACATGAGGGACTTTTAGGAAAAGAAGTTAGGGTGTAA
- a CDS encoding amidohydrolase family protein: protein MIIDIHAHAFPPLNEASGYESPEEHLKYIQKLVSTSNHMIYEGPLPGPNENVQLKVGKYGKIEWIKDGRKCFLRYLPPTVVDMAWPPEHMLAHMDWVGVDKAVLYQNHFYGRLNDYLADCVKKWPNRFSAVAQINESKASEEPQLKELRRCIMKLGLKGLFFEFSHCPDIDKEDLFPFWDELLHLKVPLVLELGRTPTAEQYLTRVSKTIKVLKKFPDLKVIISTMGSNIRDPKDPEYVEMPKKILNLIKLPNVWYEIGYLLAFDKFDEYPYPLAQKMTKEAYKAVGAEKLVWGSDMPMLMRTCTYRQAIDFVRKHCNFLSEAEKDLVLGENASKLLGL, encoded by the coding sequence ATGATAATTGATATACATGCACATGCATTTCCACCATTAAATGAAGCATCAGGTTATGAGAGTCCCGAAGAACACCTTAAATATATTCAGAAATTAGTAAGTACATCCAATCATATGATATATGAAGGTCCACTCCCTGGACCAAATGAAAATGTGCAGTTGAAAGTTGGGAAGTATGGGAAAATAGAGTGGATCAAAGATGGTAGAAAATGTTTCTTAAGATACTTACCTCCAACTGTGGTGGATATGGCTTGGCCGCCTGAGCATATGCTAGCTCATATGGATTGGGTAGGGGTTGATAAAGCTGTACTTTATCAAAATCATTTTTATGGTCGCTTGAACGATTATCTAGCTGATTGTGTAAAAAAGTGGCCAAATAGATTTTCTGCTGTGGCGCAAATAAACGAGTCCAAAGCATCAGAAGAGCCTCAATTAAAAGAATTAAGACGCTGTATAATGAAACTGGGACTAAAAGGGCTTTTCTTTGAGTTTTCTCATTGTCCAGATATTGATAAAGAAGATCTTTTTCCATTTTGGGATGAACTTCTGCATTTGAAAGTACCATTGGTCTTAGAGTTGGGGCGCACCCCTACTGCTGAACAATATTTAACTCGAGTTTCAAAAACTATTAAAGTATTAAAGAAGTTCCCAGATCTGAAAGTAATAATTTCAACAATGGGCTCAAACATTCGTGATCCTAAAGATCCAGAATATGTGGAAATGCCGAAGAAGATCTTGAATCTTATAAAGCTACCAAATGTTTGGTATGAAATAGGTTACTTACTAGCATTTGATAAGTTTGATGAATATCCTTATCCTTTAGCACAAAAAATGACGAAAGAAGCTTATAAAGCTGTCGGAGCAGAAAAATTAGTATGGGGATCAGACATGCCAATGCTAATGCGAACATGCACTTATAGACAAGCTATTGACTTTGTACGGAAACATTGTAATTTCCTAAGCGAAGCTGAGAAAGATCTTGTTTTAGGAGAAAATGCCTCCAAGCTACTAGGCCTTTAA
- a CDS encoding ABC transporter substrate-binding protein, with the protein MSEEKKEEKMDRRKYIKYIGAGAVVAGAAAAIGYGISELTKPPPPTPTTVVTTVPAPTTVVTTAPQPTTVVTTAVMPTTVVTTVPYTWDGTIKVGTLLGVTGQWSVEEWACAHALYIAAEEINEAGGFVIKGKRYKIDIIIYDTEGKAEKGVELVERAATIDKINVGVGAYMSSMFLRCMDLIEKYKIPYITTVTTSSQIPRRIKEEKMKYIFSTSPIADDRGVTMAQCVAHYYKPKKVAILSMNDEPSLDAMSAFKNTSSSLISDIKFSEYLVEQGTTDFTPELTSIKAEKPDLLLLIIGGTGCWSVVNQWKELDMRIPVAAMFGSFVDPRWAAETSPTNELWIAEIVFKRGPVTPLSMPFIEKMEKKYGYWTRAASQTYDGALAMFEAIKKANSLEPDAIAEALLNVNIMGVLGPIYFEKDTHRRPYATLEVGQIRNGKHLIIWPQELKETDFVPMTFS; encoded by the coding sequence ATGTCAGAAGAAAAGAAAGAAGAGAAAATGGATAGGAGAAAGTATATAAAATATATTGGTGCAGGTGCAGTAGTTGCAGGTGCAGCTGCAGCAATTGGTTATGGTATTTCTGAACTAACAAAACCACCACCTCCAACACCTACTACAGTTGTAACTACAGTTCCAGCTCCAACAACGGTTGTAACTACAGCCCCTCAACCTACTACGGTTGTTACTACAGCTGTTATGCCTACTACAGTTGTAACTACAGTTCCATATACATGGGATGGAACAATTAAAGTAGGTACATTATTAGGTGTAACTGGACAGTGGAGCGTAGAAGAATGGGCATGCGCTCATGCTTTATATATTGCTGCGGAGGAAATTAATGAAGCAGGAGGTTTTGTTATTAAAGGAAAAAGGTATAAGATTGATATTATTATATATGACACGGAAGGAAAGGCAGAGAAAGGTGTAGAATTAGTAGAGAGAGCTGCGACTATAGATAAGATAAATGTAGGTGTAGGAGCTTATATGAGCAGCATGTTTCTTAGATGTATGGATTTGATCGAGAAATATAAAATACCGTACATAACTACTGTTACAACATCCTCACAAATACCAAGAAGAATAAAAGAAGAAAAAATGAAATATATATTTTCAACATCCCCCATAGCAGATGATCGTGGTGTAACTATGGCGCAATGTGTAGCTCATTATTATAAACCTAAGAAAGTTGCAATTTTGTCTATGAATGACGAACCTTCACTTGATGCTATGTCTGCCTTCAAGAATACTTCAAGCAGTCTAATTTCAGATATAAAATTCTCAGAATATCTTGTTGAGCAAGGAACTACAGACTTCACTCCAGAGTTAACATCGATCAAAGCAGAAAAACCAGATCTATTATTACTAATCATAGGGGGAACTGGTTGTTGGAGCGTTGTAAACCAATGGAAAGAGTTGGACATGCGTATCCCTGTAGCTGCTATGTTCGGAAGTTTCGTAGATCCAAGATGGGCAGCAGAAACCTCTCCAACAAATGAATTATGGATAGCTGAAATAGTTTTTAAAAGAGGGCCGGTTACTCCACTATCGATGCCATTTATTGAAAAAATGGAGAAGAAATATGGTTATTGGACAAGAGCAGCTAGTCAAACATACGATGGAGCTTTAGCGATGTTTGAAGCAATTAAAAAAGCTAACTCACTTGAACCAGATGCTATTGCTGAGGCATTATTGAATGTTAATATTATGGGAGTATTAGGTCCAATATATTTCGAAAAAGACACGCATAGACGTCCATATGCAACTCTAGAAGTTGGACAAATAAGAAACGGTAAACACTTAATAATCTGGCCACAAGAACTAAAAGAAACCGATTTCGTTCCTATGACGTTCTCATAA